A segment of the Corylus avellana chromosome ca2, CavTom2PMs-1.0 genome:
gtcgtataacaatctactaaatatcattattttttttttacaaattcaatcgatcaaccattaaatttgtgaattcGTGTGAACCTTACATAAAttaaatggtaaatttatttatttgctataaaaaaaaaaagttaaaataattgaaaaaataaaaaaattctatcatttttctttatttttacccatttttattgatttttttttttttttttgtttttaaatggtTGATTATGACAGTTGTTTGAGGCGCACATGGCCGCAGTTGAATCGATACGTAGAAACTGCACATATTGCAAAACCCAATGGTTCCTGACTTCCTGTATTCTAGTTAGACTTGATGGTTAGGTCAATTAATCactatttataaatttatagagagtgttttaaaaaaattatattaaatttgtcatttttttttttttttctgaaggaaaaagtttcaagaaaataaaaatgagttcAGATCACGTGTAGTTGATTCTAGTACACAACTAATTAAATCTTATTCTtttgtattataattttatcaattatagACTATCACGTTGCTTCATAAAAGAAATTGTAACATATGATAATAAATATTGGTTGCATCTCTTCCCTAACTAGACTGCCTTGAAGTCATCATGATGTGCTAATTTTTGTGCACACCACATCGTCAAATGGGCCGCTTCGAAGCAAGCGTTTGGAAGTATTCTcaatcattttatcattttatgttttttgtgttttaggagCGGGAAAGACCTCCCTTATAATCCCTtttcattatattaaaaataaaaaaaaataaaaaactattggTTGCATACTTAATTCTTTCCCTTTCAGGTGGATCATTTGCCTACCTAAGGGTAGAGCTCGGCGACTTCATGGCCTTCATTGCCGCTGGCAACATCTTGCTAGAGTACGTTATCGGTGGAGCAGCCGTTGCCCGTTCCTGGACATCCTACTTCGCCACACTTTGCAACCACAAGCCAAACGATTTCCGCATTGTAGCTCATGGTCTCTCAGAAGACTACAAATATCTTGACCCCATAGCCGTTGTCGTCATTACTGCCATTTGTGTCCTTGCAGTCCTCAGTACCAGGGGTTCTTCGCGTTTCAATTACATTGCATCCATCTTCCATGTTGTCGTCCTTCTCTTCATCATCATTGCCGGCCTTATTAAAGCCGATACAAAGAATTATACCCCATTTGCCCCTTTTGAAGCCCGTGGCATCTTTAAGGCATCAGCAGTGCTTTTCTTCGCTTATGTTGGATTTGATGCTGTCTCAACCATGGCTGAGGAGACAAAGAATCCCGCTCGGGACATCCCCATTGGTCTTGTAGGTTCAATGGTGATTActacattggcatattgtttacTAGCGGTGACATTATGCCTTATGCAATCGTACGAAACCCTCGACGTGGATGCTCCATTTTCGGTAATGTTAAATTTTCACTTATtataaaagcttaagttgatcataaatagttaatttaatcttttaatttagaCTAGtgatatttagtagattgttatataattttcaTGCAACTAGGATGATGTAGCAATGAAAATTAAACTTTGGATCAACAAGGGCTTTGTAaggggggggaaaaaaaaaaaaaatcaagagtaaAGTTTACATatccccttaaactaccacctaattgataatgtccccctcaaactttcaattgtgacaatgtctctccaaactaccaaaacattgtcaatgtcctccttaaggctagcaaaaagataaaaatgtcccttcatatttctcaataagacgaAAAtatcctataaattcaaaaaataaaaaataaaaattttaaattttttttttaaaaaaaaaaacgaaaattttaatttaaaaagaacgatttttttaaatatatatatatatatatatatatatattaatcgaaatttttaatttttttaaacgatttttttttaaaacataaatttttatttaaaagcaacatttttttaaataaaaaaattgttttagaaaacgaaaattgttacttttttaaaacataaattttttaaaaaaaaatttattaaaaaaaacatttttttataacaaaaaaaatctaaattttttaattttttcttatacaaaggattttttaaaaaaaaattttaaatttgccacccattggatttttttttttttttttagttttaggttttttctagaagttttagtatttttttattattattttactaatggtagttttgtcattgggaggaatattgacaatttttggtagttttggaggaacattgtcaattgagtgatagtttgaagagGGATATGTAGACTTTCCCCAAAAATCAATTGCTAATTTTCAATGCCACGTCATCCCAATTTTATagtaatctactaaataacatttatttttaatttatattataatagtTATCCTCACATGTGGGCTCACCCAATtggtgaaatatttaattagaattggatgtgattgattgattttcaATTCCACGTCATCTCCTTTATATGCAATctaatagcatttctctttaattaattcataTTCTAATACTTACCCCGATCAGGTGTAGGCTCGCctaatacatgaaatatttaactaattAAAATGGAATGGGAATTGATGTAGATAATGttcaaattcaaaacctttggttctgatactatattaaattagtTCATAATCCATGCAATGCGAgaaattattcattataatttaattataaaatttaaaatcattacacTTTTCATTATAGGTTAAATAATACATTTCTATTGTACAtttaatacaatcaaataaacATTTTCACCTCAAgttcaatgcttaattatctctttgGTGTTTTGAAAATGTTTGTATTCCTTTTCTACACAACTATCAAAtacgtttttccctttttgtgcTTTCGAAAGTAGAAAAATTACTTTCAAAACATGCCTGAAAGTTCGAGTAAATaacacaaatgaaaaataaatcacataaaacattcaaatgaattaaaacatacgactcttaattttggtttaattcatataaataaaaacttgtttaaatatttgttctcatAGGATcgagtagtttaaaatgaaaaaaaaaaaaaaaatcaaagcatgaatagaaaattagcaagaatctctaatattgttagtgtgatacctattagattttaatacaaataaaactcacaattttgaacattcgaaaaaaaaaaaaaaaaaatacagagcaaaataaaataaaaataaaaaattgatgaatacaaaataaaacaaaatttttcactaaACATTTAACGCAGTGAAATAAATCATCTCACTCAACATTCTATAAAAGTTGTATTTATAACTTATTTGTAGTTATAAAACCACACTTAGAAAGTTGTACAATTGTTCTCcgatttcttctttttcttaaaaaaaaataaataaataaaaaaaaaacgaaattctatatgattttttttttttctatatatggtttttttaagggtttttaaGAAAGGTATTAACACATATAGCTCGTATAgtaatttagtttatattctaacaggtaGCATTCGAAGTTGTTGGTTGGAGTTGGGCTAAGTATATAGTTGCTGCTGGTGCGTTGAAGGGGATGACGACTGTTTTGCTAGTGGGAGCTGTCGGTCAGGCTCGATATCTCACACATATTGCACGAACCCACATGTTGCCGCCATGGCTTGCCCATGTCAACGAGAGAACTGGAACACCCATTAATGCCACGGTCGTGATGCTCGTTGCCACGGCTATCATCGCCTTCTTCGCAGATCTTCCCATTCTCTCCAACCTACTCTCTATCTCCACACTGTTTATCTTCATGCTCGTCGCCGTCGCCCTTCTCGTGCGTCGGTATTATGTTACTGGCGTGACAACTGAAACAAATCGTATAAAGCTCGTTGTGTTTATTCTGCTGATACTTGGATCTTCTATTGCAACTGCTGTTTATTGGGCAGTTAGCGATGGGTGGGTCGGGTACGTAATAACCGCACCGATTTGGCTGATTGCAACTGTGGGGATTTGGCTTTTTGTTCCGCATGCAAGAGAGCCGAGACTTTGGGGGGTGCCATTGGTGCCATGGCTGCCATCGTTGTCCATCGCCATTAACATTTTCCTTCTTGGGTCAATAGACAAAGCATCTTTCGCAAGGTTCGGGGTGTGGACTTTGATAATCTTTATTTACTATTTTGTCATTGGATTACATGCATCCTATGACACAGCCAAGGAATCTAGCAATGGCGAGGAGAGGAAGAATGTTGAAGAGGGTGCAGAAAATGTTAACATTGTGCGCTAGAGGCCAGGAGTTTGTAATAAATCATAAATGTGTGTAATGCATATGTGTACGTGTAGTTGATGTTCATAAATGTGTGCAAGTGTTTGTTGGTGTAGTGCTCATGCTTTCTACCATAATAAGGAAATAAGATTCACATACTTTTGGTAAATAGTAGCTGTACTGATAAAAAATGATCAGCAATGGAAATTCATTACAGCAGATAAATTGAAGAAATGAACTTGTTTTTGAAAGCTGTACACGACATATATAAGAACAAAAACAGTTTGTATGGAATAATAAGGCAACaagattttgattcaattacTTTTAGGTGATGGCCATAAGTAAATGTAAGTTAGTAACAATGCCAAATTCTACTCTATAAACTtaagaataaatttattttcacagCATAAAAATGGTGTTTGTCACAAATATTGCAAAGAAACAAGTGCATTTTGCTTGATAGATTTTCAAACATCCCATGAcgaaaatacaaaacaaacacaCGCAAGATATGAAGAAGTGGTTTCGTCCATGACCTATCTCTATAGATAAAGCCCAAAGAGCGACATTATGCTCTTATTGCTTGATGTCTTTTACAATACATGATACTCTTGATTATAGGAGAATTGAGGTAgataagtttggtaatcaaatcaaaataatttgattaccatctaaacaatcagatttgattataggagattacaatcaattacaatgaAATCAATTCGCCTAATATTCTCTAACAAGATACACACTACTGACACTAGAGAATTAATGGTAAGGATTCAAGGAAAGTCCTTTCAAAAGTTCATCTCAAAACTACCAATATAATGCGATCCAGTTAATAAACCCACATGCCTTTTCaatcagttttaaaaaaaaattaaaaaataataataataataataattattattattatttttaacatgcATCGACCACAGTACTATGGTGGGAAATCATAATATTTACAACTGTATCTGAGATTTCAATGTCATCCCTAGAATATCCGATGAAATGAAGCAATCAACTGTTGATAGCTGAGTGATCAGAGTTCTGGGAATTTGAACAATACAAACTACAGTAATATCATATCCAAATCTACCAATATTTGAATTGTTGTTATCGTACACAACAATGAAGAATatatggaatcgaaaagagagagatcaagagagagttgagacacagatttacgtggttcggcaatgtgcttacgtccacaggagagagtgcggctatattttactattaaattatttagggttataacataacatatttatagaaaaactctaattataagtactttgaaaaaaccctaaaataccccccacaacttatttgttcTCAaacccacataaactaattatactcaatgggccagtagtagaatatgagtcacttgttccaacaatctccaccttagCAAGTATTTACCTTTTTAAAGATAATCAAGTATTAGGCCTACACCTGGAACTAATAGGTTTGGGGATGCCGCCTTCTCTTCTCTCCTTTCTAGCACctggagacatttgtcaagttcaagcaatgcttgaacttgtctgCGGTAACACGCTTCGTCAACATATTCGCTGCATTCTCAGAAGTgtgaatcttctcaagtaacaattcactTGTACCAACCAATTTCctgatcttgtgaaacctcacatcaatgtgtttggttctcgcatgatacacctggttctttgccaagtaaatggcactctgactgtcacaatACAACGGAACTCCACCTTACTAAATACCCAGCTCCCNNNNNNNNNNNNNNNNNNNNNNNNNNNNNNNNNNNNNNNNNNNNNNNNNNNNNNNNNNNNNNNNNNNNNNNNNNNNNNNNNNNNNNNNNNNNNNNNNNNNTCAGCGTTCTGGATTGCTTCGAACAACGGTGCTGTGGAGCTTCGGTGGCAGAGGCGCGCATCTGGGATGAACGGCGATGCTGTGCGTTCGGGTCTCGCTGCCCAGTGGCGGAGCGAGGCAACtcatattgggggtgccgcaaaagaaatttttggcatcctaaaattttttttttggcgtactaaaaattttctttaccctaaaaatttagtaattcacacaatatatgcataacaaaaaaatatctataaaagttcataaatatgtgcttaaattaatatattagaaatgtgacatgtcggcactatatcaaaaagataaatacaaaaaaataaaataaaataaataagtgtCTAGAACTGTACTTTacggtctcttagaagtacaaaatcatcaagtattaAATCTAAATCATATTCTGTATAATGAAATGCTACAAGCAAGCTATCCACAACAAGTGATGCATCAAATGTCTAAAAGATCCCATACATGTTTTAGGAAAGAAATTTATCAAAGATTGCACAGCTCTCTTTTTAaacctttgaaaaaaaaaataaaaaacaaaaacctttgggggtgccgtggcacCCCAAAGGCTAACGTGGCTCTGCCACTGTCGCTGGCGTTGGGTCTCCTGCTGTGTGAGACAGGCGACCTGCAGAGGTGTGTAGCCGACGATCTGGTGGTGAAGGAGTGAACGTGATTTCACTTGAAGCAGTGAACGTAAATCTGAGATGCGGATTTGTGCAGATTTGCTAGGGACAACGCAAATCGGAGAGTACTTCCGGTGGGTTGTTACCGGAATGCCTGGTCACActgtgattattattattattattattttatatgagAAACGAACTAGTCGTCCctacagacggcgccaaactatTAGAACATTTTTCCACACGGTGGATGCGCTTTCTTCGGGATCTTCAATACGTCGTCGTGCACTCCAAATTAGTACAAAAAAGGCACACTCCAAATTACTACAAAAAAGGCAATATGGTCAAGGGGGTCCCTGGGGAACCGGGGACAAGAGATATATTATGCTGCggcgcacaataattcaataaacTCAATCATATGTGTGAGGATCTTTCAGGATTTAAAATGTTTTAGTACTTTGTGTAggagcctatttataggcttggggagctgaagtagacttggactggatcttcttatttgaattggtttgagagtcaAGAGTTGTGATAGAACTCAATAactatcatgtagagataaacaTTCAACAGATATCgtgtagagataatcttgagtagtcatcttgtagagataatcttgagtagtcatcttATGGAGATAAGTAGGACGtttttattccaatattatcctaattggaatataagactattaattaattaaataaccattgctatttaattaatatcttcatgggcctatccttggccattgggtccagaatttggtgggcttgtagtgtgaatttattcccaacaataataataataatttcttgaATCCATGCATATCACGCACAAAATTAAGCCGACTTTGACTAGTTAATTTTCGCAAGCCCATTTGATTAGaacttgacattttttttttctttttcttttctctggaAACAGTTTGGGACAGGGGAAGGGGGGCCAAGGCAGGTAGcactttaaaattattgttacaGGCTATGCATACAATTTCCCCCcatttctcttttcaattcgttttttcttttttctttttactcctTTTAAAGGTCGATAAAAAACTTCAATTGTGACTATTCTATCTAAATGTGATCATTTTATTCGAGCGTGATTATTCGTTATGAGCCGCATAGAAGGGACTTATAGTGTGTTTGGGGTTGCGAttccataaataaaaaatgcaattttaaacctTTTTGGGAACCATGTGGCCGGGTGAAGGAGATTGAGAAGCAGGAGGAGGCCAAGTTAGGGGATTCCATCACGGGCAGCtggtcccaatttttttttgtctttttcctttccaCGTCAGTTTGTAAGGCTTTGTTTGTAAAAGCCTTTGTAAGTGTAGCAATTCTCTCTCTTATAATGATAGAATATTATCCTATAAATCTACCTGACTGTTTGGCCAAAACTCCACCCGACAGTTCTCAAGTCCGGCGGTAGCAGCAAAGAAACAACAATAAAGCCAAACAGCAAAGTAGaagaaattacaaacaaaagggatggaggttgaaaaaaaaaaaaaaaaaagggagggaggTTGGTTTTATCCATTTGTTTTTATCTCAATAGAATATTATCTTATAAATCTACCCGACTGTGTAGCCAAAACTCCTGCATCTGCAAGGTTGAGTATCAAAAGACTCACCGTTTCTTGGTACCGCTCTAGAGGCTCTGAAGCTCGATCTGTAACGGTTAGCATTCGAATAGTAAGTACTGTCAATTACTTGAAATAAATATTCACcatagttgtttttttttttttttttttttgagaagcaACATGGTTGTTGTTATCATCATGACTTgagcatttttctcttttactcTTGAatcattcctctctctctctctctctctctctctaaatgtctaacttatataaaaatgttcatatttcaattttctctcagATCTATTTTTTACgaaaaccagaaaaagaaaaaatgaaagaaggtGCAACCAACATGCGTCGAAGACAAGTTATGGATCATCAACAAAGATTCTCTTCTTTTCTATCATTTCCTAGAACTGCGTATTCCCCCGACAACTCTAGTCTTCGTCATACGACATCGTATTCTGATCATAATGAAATCCATCAAGGTTCCGTATCATCAGTTCCTACACCGTTCGATCAGGGAGCGGTTGCCGGAGGTACCGACTTATCTCAAGGAAGTAGCTTAAATGCTAGGACATCACAACGAGAATTCGTGCGGTTATCTGTAGAGGAGCCAGGCCCAGGTAAAGCCAATGGGGGTAAGTACTAAGTACCTCTCTATTTAGCTGTTTCCTTTGTTGCTTTGTTGTGTGGGTTCTAGTTTTTTCTGCTCCATTGTTGCTGCTGACCTTTTGGGTGGACACTTTCCTTTTTGTTCGCCTGTTTTTATTTCTAGTTGTGTGGCTGCTCGTCGGTGACCTAGATTTAGCCTTTTGCGGTACTGATTATGTTAGAGCATTGTTTTTTATCCTCgccaaaactattttttttatcctcgctaaaactatttttttttaatttttttttaatttttatttttgtgataacTTAAAAAAAGCTActaaaattctcaattttcaGCTTCATCgttttaacccaaaataaatggtgagggatagtgagtactatttacttatcaaatgaataaaaaataatataaattttcctttttccattccttgaaaaagtaaaaacaaaatataaagaagtatttgaaaaaaaaaatatttaaatgaaatagtaaaaattgacaattaaaaTAGTGAGGTTGCTAAgtgtgctttaaaaaagttgattgttaaaatagagaaaaacgtatttttagttattttgatgaataaaatttgttgaatttgCTAAGAATGCTCTTATGCTTGCAAAGATTTCGGTAAGTTTGACCTTTACGGAACCCTTTGTTTCGCCTTTGATAACAGCCATTTGTGGCCGCATTTGTTCCCTCTATGGGGCAAGTCATTTGTTTGACCAATTGATTTTAGAgggtaaaatattattttgatttaccttgaggacctataaattattttttataccacaattAGTAATTTCTAATTTAGGCTAATTACATGGACttataaattactttttatacGACAAGAAATGATTTGTAATTCAAACCAACTACttggaccaattttgcatttatccctaaatattatttcaaataagtgaaagagaaaatatagaggaatgaaaaagtttttttatattaaaataatgttaaggaaacaaaaaatgttACTCTAAATTTACGGTACCACTTTTGCTTCCCTTGGTGTTCCCAGGATTGAGACTCTTCGGATTTTTAAATCTGAATCCTCCATTACATCTAATGGTCCAAACAGATATAACAGTTTGTGTGTTA
Coding sequences within it:
- the LOC132170303 gene encoding cationic amino acid transporter 1-like, whose product is MGGVDGGDEGIRRRGCSCAKSDFLPEESFRSWGNYGKALMETPMRLKDRIVTRSMDHTELVEVKARSHNEMKKTLNWWDLMWFGIGAVIGAGIFVLTGLEAREHAGPAVVLSYVVSGVSALLSVFCYTEFAVEIPVAGGSFAYLRVELGDFMAFIAAGNILLEYVIGGAAVARSWTSYFATLCNHKPNDFRIVAHGLSEDYKYLDPIAVVVITAICVLAVLSTRGSSRFNYIASIFHVVVLLFIIIAGLIKADTKNYTPFAPFEARGIFKASAVLFFAYVGFDAVSTMAEETKNPARDIPIGLVGSMVITTLAYCLLAVTLCLMQSYETLDVDAPFSVAFEVVGWSWAKYIVAAGALKGMTTVLLVGAVGQARYLTHIARTHMLPPWLAHVNERTGTPINATVVMLVATAIIAFFADLPILSNLLSISTLFIFMLVAVALLVRRYYVTGVTTETNRIKLVVFILLILGSSIATAVYWAVSDGWVGYVITAPIWLIATVGIWLFVPHAREPRLWGVPLVPWLPSLSIAINIFLLGSIDKASFARFGVWTLIIFIYYFVIGLHASYDTAKESSNGEERKNVEEGAENVNIVR